The DNA window ATGGGCTGAAAAAGCATTTGATATTGATTTAGGAAATTTCTACAAGACTGTTGGCGAAATTAAGAGCAGAAAATATAACACGACCAAATTTTTACAGCTTCTTACAGAGAACCTTAATAAAGCATTCATTGAAGAGTGAGGGGATGGATTTTCATTATTTTTTTATGGTCTTATAAGTTGCCTTTTTAATTTAACATTAAAAGAAAATCTGTAATAATCGTTCGGTACTACCGATGAGCTACCGAAAAAGTTTCACGGTGTTTTTTAAACTTTGTCAGAGTTATTAAAAACCAAATATCATGAATATTGATAAAATAGAATTTATTGCATGGATGGAGAGGATTATGACAAGGTTTGATCTGCTCAGTGAGAAAATAAAAGAAAATAAAAACGATTTAAACAGTATTGATGGCGAACAGCTGCTCGACAACCAGGATGTTTTACAGCTATTGAAAATTAGTTCCAGATCACTACAGCGTTACCGATCGGATAAAAAATTACCATATTATACGATAAGTGGAAAGTTATATTACAAGCTTTCTGATGTGCATCAATTGATTAGAGATAGTTTTAGTAAATCATACTAAAATTTATAGGATCGTCCTTGTAACGGGAGTGCTTATATAATCATTCCGAAATATCCATGTTATTAACTACTGGTATGTTTGTATCAATGTGGTTGAACCGTGATGAATTTCGTCTGTTTTAACATAATGTTACAAATCAGGTAAACAGTACCTCTGTATCGCATTATTATTTATAATAATAAAAGAGCCTTTCAATCGTGAAAGACTCCTGGAGATAATAATAAGAATTATAAGAATTTTCAAACAAAAGCTTCCTTGAAAAGGAAGCAAATAAATTAATAATCAGATGAAATAATGTGGACAAATTTTTCGGTTCAAATTTAATAATGGTGTTTTTAATGCTTTTATGATTATAGTCATATTGATTGATATTTTTAGGTCATTATCTGAAACCTATGGCATCTAAAGATGGTGAGTCACATAGAACTCCGAATATAATAAGGAGCCTTTCAAAATCGAAAGGCTCCTGGAACTGTAAAATGTATAATGTCTAAAAAGTTCTTCAAATAAAGCTTCCCAGGAATGGGAAGCGATAGACTAATAAACTAATGAAAAATGTTGGGCAAAGTTTATATTCCAAATGTAGAAAAGACGTTTGTGTTTTTTTATGATTGGGATCATAAAAGTTATGGAAAACAAATGGATAATTTTAAATCGAACTAATTGTACAGTCTAAAGATTTAAAATAGGGACTGTTTTTGAAAGCTGATGTAACAAGGCTCATTAATATTAATTTAATATGCCTTTGTGTATTTTATCCTGATCTCAATTTTACATTAAACCATTTACATTATATTATGAAAAATTCAATCTTAGCCCTTTTAGCAACCGTTGCAATAGTGGCATGCAAAAAACAAGAAACAAAAACTGATAACTATTCCACAGACAGTACTGCTACTGCATTTCCTGTTGATTCTGCAAAAACTGACGGGGATTCTGCATTAATAAGTAGTGATTCTACTGCAGTATCGAGTGCTAACAGTGCAGCAAATTCTCTAAGTGACCAGGACAAGAAATTTGCAGATGGAGCAGCAAGGGGCGGGCTGATGGAAGTTATGATGGGAGAGCTTGCATCTACTAATGCATCTAATAAAAGTATTAAATCGTTGGGAGAAATGATGGTCAAAGATCACAGGAGTGTCAATGAGGAACTCAAAAAATGGGCATCAGCAAAAGGGTACAACCTGCCTACCGCATTGGATACTGAAAAACAGAAGTTATATGATGATCTAAAAGCAAAAAAGGGAGTTGAATTTGATCAAGCGTATGGTGATCTTATGGTTGAGGATCATAAAAAAGATATAGCAGAATTCAAAAAAGAATCTTCTGACGGAAAAGAGGCTTCCTTGAAATCATTTGCGAGCAAAACCCTGCCCACTTTGGAGCACCATTTAATGGAGTCTGAAAAGGCAAAGGCAGCGGTGAAAAAATAATATAGTACTAAGAGGCGTACATTTATGAATAATAAATTCAAATAGAAATCTTACTTAGCTATTAGACTCATACTTATTCAGGTTATAAAGCCATTGCTTTTGCAGTGGCTTTTTATATGGTCTTAAAAATTCCAAAAGCTATTTACTGTGAATAAACCAAACAATAAACCGACCAATAAACTGATCAGCACTAAGTAAATCATATTGAGTTTTAGTTTGTGCAGCAGGACCAATGAGATAATGACCCAAAGAAATGACTTCCAATTTAAGATGGTTAAACCAGTCGCATGGCCGTTAAATAAAATTTCTTCACCCAGATAAAAAGCTAAGTTGAGGATAACACCGACCACTGCTGCCGTAATTAAAGATAATACGCTTTTGATCATTTTATTTTCCTGCGTTTTTTCTATCAAAGGCGCTCCAATAAAGATGAGAATAAAGTTGGGTAAAAAAGTAAAATAAGAGGCGATGAATAATCCTATTGACCCCATGGCCAAAGAGCCCCCAAAATGATTATATCCAGTCATGAATCCAATGTAGGATAATACTATGACCAATGGTCCAGGTGTCGTTTCAGCTAAGGCAAAACCATCTATCATCTGGGCTTTACTCATCCACATCAATTTATTTGTTACCAGATTAGCAACATACGGGATAACGGTATAGGATCCGCCAATAGTTAAGAAAGCTGCTTTTGTAAATAAAATAGATGAGTCTTGCCAAAACGTCGGATCAATCAGAAAATTAGAAACATATAAAAAAGGGATTAACCATAAGATGGTAAAAGCCAAGAATTGCTTGGTAATTCTCTTTGCAGATATTTTTGGGATAGCCTGATTAGAATTTATAAAATATTCGTTTTCCACATCCAGCTTATTGTTTTCTTTATTTCGTGAATTCGGAATCAAGAATTTTGGAAAAATAAGGTAAACCACAATGCCTAAGATAATAATCCCCAATAAGAGAAAAGGCATTGAAACATGAGCGAAATAAGACAGTAAAAAAGCCATTGCGGCAATAAAGAAATGGAAAGTTGTTAACAGTGATTTCTGGCTTACTTTCCAGGTAGCAAATAAAATTATAGCCAAAACAGCAGGCTTTAATCCATTGAAGACGGCGGTCAGCAAGGGTGTATTTCCGTAAAGCGCATATGTTAAACTCAGTCCAAGCAGTATACACATGGACGGCAGTATGAAAAATAAGCCGGCTACAATACCGCCTTTTATGCCATGGAGTTTCCAGCCTATGTAAATGGCTAGCTGATGAGCTTCTGGACCTGGTAGGATCATGCAGGCATTAAGCGCGTGATAGAATTTGCTATTGCTGATCCATTTTTTTTTATCCACTAAAAAGGAATGCATTATCGTAATATGGCCGGTTGTCCCTCCAAAGCTTATCCATCCCAGGATGAACCAAAATTTTACTGCTTCAGAAAAAGAGGGTATTGGGACTTGTTTTTCGTCTATGATTTGTTGCATTAATTTTATATTTAGGAACGCTCCAGCTAATTATAAGCTCGATGTTGCTTTACATAGTTTATTCGGTAAATTCTTATGGAAATATCAAGAATGATAAACCCAAATATATGCATTTTAGATGACTTAAGAGTGGTTTAAGCAAGATTTATGAACTCAATATATCTGATGTTTTCATTGACCGGATTCTTACTTTCCCACCAGTAACCAATAAGAAACGGTCTATACCAATTAATGTCAATACAGATGAAAAAGTACTATAGATCTTATTAGAATAATGATAGTATTCTTGTTTCACTATTTGATGGTTTTATAGTTGTTTTGAGTTTAAATTATATAAGTTCTTTTCCAAATAAGAAGCAAAAAAGATTCTGGAACTGATGGACATATATGCAATCTATATTGTTTCCATAAAGTTTTAGACCCGTCATGGAGTGTCTGTCACGAAGATCAATATCATATTTTAAAGATTCCTGTCCCCTTTCAAATCTTATGATATATTTAGAATCATAGGTTTTTATAAAACCAAATTTCACTAACCAAGATTCATCAATTTTTACGGGCTTAATTGACTTTGCAGGTATACATAAAGCACTTTTGGTATTTCTTATTTTGACATAATATTCTTTGTTTTCATTTTGGAATACTTCAACAAGGGAGTATACTTGGTCCTTATATCTTACGAGATTCTCTATTTTTAAGTCTGTGATTTTCATATTATTTATTGGGTATTTAAGCTTCAATCTGAAATGCCTGGTTACGTGTTTTCATGGAAAAACATGGTCTTTTAAAGCCAGAATTGTTCAGTAGAAAACGGTTATCGCAATCTAAATCAAATATAGATTTATTATAATTTGGCACATATGATTAGGATCATAATGATTTCCTTGAAATAATAGGTGATTCCTGATGGAGTCTGGTTGCAATCACAACAACTTTTTGTAATGATATAAGCGTTAAATTTCCATTTTCTCATTTCCAGGATCTTCAATGGTCAAATGGCATTTGACAAGAGCCTTCAATTCTTGTTCCGGTTCAAATGCCTGGTAATGCATTTGGTATTATTTTACATTAAATAAAAAAATAGATCTAACTTGATCAAAATTATAAAAATAATTGCCTTTATAACCTTTATATTTGCCGTCCAATTATATTAAATTCTCACGTTATGAAAGAACTTATCGAAAAGATCAATGCAGAATTTGAAGCATTTTCATCTGAAGCAAACCAACAATTAGAAAAAGGGAACAAGGCTGCCGGTACAAGAGCAAGGAAATCAGCCTTGGAACTAAGTAAACTATTCAAAGACTTCAGAAAAGTGTCCGTTGAGGAGTCAAAAAAATAAGACTTATGTAAAAAGAACCCTGGCTGACGAGCCAGGGTTCTTTTTATTCTCTAATTTTATTTATTTACTTTTTTTGTACCGCTATCATCATATGCGGGCTGAATGACAAGAGATACTTGTCGTTTTCTGTAATTTTTATCAGTTCTGTCAAAGTTTCGCTTTTCCTTTTATCAAGCATACTGCTGAAATAATCTTTATCGAGCCAGGCCATACCTTCTACTGCGTATGTATTGAGGTAATGCAGTTCGTGATTCAAAAACTCATCTTCCAGCTGTTTGGGTTTGTGGTAATAAGCTTCTGCAAGGATCCACGGAAAATCGACAGGCTGGTGATGTATGCCATTAGTTAATTCTTCCCGGCACATTTCAAAAAACGTCTTCTTGTGAATTAATCCGCTTAAAAGGCCGGCCAAAGTGGACGCGGTGTAATTGATGGCAAAGCCTAGGATGACTCCGTTATTTTTAAGAACGCGCTTGGCTTCCAAAATGGCAAAAGACCTCTCTTTCTCACTCTGAAGATGATATAAAGGACCATGTAAAATGATCAGGTCTGCGAAATTATTTGGAAATGGTAATTTCCTGGCTTCTTCCTGATGAATGGAAAATTTATTTTTCAATTTATTATTACGATTTCGGGCAATTTTTATATGTTTTGTAACAGGTTCTACTAAATGGACTTCATGTCCCTTCTCGGCAAGCCATTCCGAGTATTTACCCGTACCGCCGCCGATGTCTATTATTTTTGATGAGGCTGCGTGGAGATATTTTTCGATCAGAACTTTTATCCTTTCAAATTCAAATATGCCCATTCCTTTATTGAGTCTTGTTTCTTCCGATGCTTGATTGTAAAAAAGTTCTATGTTTCTGCTGATAAGATGTTTACTGTTCATAAAAATCATTGTATTATAGACACAACAGATATATAAGATACCATATCAAATCTATGGCTTCAGATGTCTGATTCTTGTGTTTTGTGATTAAAGTTATTGGATGTAAGAACAATGTTTATCTGTGCATTAAAGATCAGGGATTTTAATGCCTTTCAGCCCTTATGTAGAGCTGGCCTTACGAAAGGCTCAGATAATATTTTGAATAGTATAACAGACTGCAAATATACAAATATGGATTTATTTGCAATAGCTGTTTTCCCAAATCGTTAATTTATATATTTTTGTATATGATGACTTCCAAATTGGCACATTACAGGCGTAAAACAGGATTAAGCCAGGAACAGCTTGCAGCCGTTTCGGGCGTGAGTGCCAGGACTATACAGCGCATCGAAAGCGGCAGGGTTGAAGCTCATCCGGCAACCTTGAAAATGCTGGCAGATGCACTCAAAGTACAGACCGAAGAGTTGACAGTCGATGAAAAGCTGCCATCTTTCATTGAAACTAAAAATGAAGATAAGACCAAACCTCTTTTTCATATGTTTGCTTTGATCGGACTTTGTTTCCCTGTTTTCAATATTATCCTTCCCGCGCTTTTTTGGTTCTTCAAAAAAGACGAATCTGTGGTTTATGACCTTGAAGGGAAGTCGGTGGTCAACTTTCAGATCACGATGTCAATCTTATTGGTATCATCGGTTATTTTAATGATCTTTATTTTTCCTGTTGGATTCCCTTTGGTAGTTGTCGTCTACTTTTATACATTTTTTATGTCTGTGGTCAATGTTTTCAAGAGCTTAAATAAACGGACAACATATTATCCCTTGACCTTTCTATTTTTGAAATAAACTTTCAAAATGTGCTTTCCAGAGCCAAATGGCGTTAACATGTCGTGAAAGTGTCTTGGTCAGTTATGGCATCTTACCGTTAAATTTGCCACAAATACTTTCCATATGAAAAAAATATTGATGCTTACATTTTGTATTTGGATTCTGCCACTATTAGCTCAGAAAACGATTCAGGCCAGACACCTTGACGGAAAAAAAATCGATGCTTTGATTTTAGAACAGCGTCTAGAACGTTTAGTCGATAGTGCCAGGATTTCTGGTCTGCAAGTTGTAATTGTTAACGGGAACAAAATAGTCTATTCATCCAGCTTTGGTTTTAAGGATGTTGAAAATAAACAGAAGTTGAATGACAGTACAGTAATGTATGCAGCCTCACTTACCAAACCCGTGAGTGCATATATCTTTATGCGTTTAATGGAAAAAGGAATATTCAGCCTTGACCAGCCCGTATATAAATACTTGAAAAAACCGATAGGCGAGTATCCTAAATGGAAAGACCTGGCGGATGACTCCACAGCTTTCAATAGGATTACGCCAAGAATGTTATTAAGCCACAGCTCGGGACTTCCTGTTCTGCGGCAGTTATACGATAATAAAGTGAACCTTATTGCGGAGCCTGGAAAAAAATTCTATTATTCCAATGAAGGGATCAACCTGTTGGGATTTATGATAGAGGAATTTACAGGAAGGAAACTTGAAGATATTGCAAAGGAAGAAGTTTTCGAACCGTTTCAGATGAGACATACAAGTATGATCTGGGAAAAGTCCTTCGAAAATAATTTTTCTTATGCTTATTTCAAAGACGGAAGCAAATACGGCTCAGAAAGACGGGAAAGCAGCCGTGCTGCAGGTTCAATGTCGACCACAGCAAATGACTATGCCCGGTTTATCATTAATCTGATGCAAAAGAAAGGCTTATCTGGCTCAGGCTACCGACAGATGCTTATGCCCCAGATTATGGTAAAGAGCAGTCGTGGTTTCGGACCTTTGAAGGATAGTATTACCAATAAGAATGATGGTGTTCAGCTAGCTTGGGGATTGGGCGTAGGATTGTTCAAATCACCTTTTGGTAATGCATTTTTCCATACAGGTCATGGCGAAGCCAATCAGAATTATGCGGTAGCTTATCCTAAAGCAGGTACTGCTGTTATCATTTTCAGTAACAGTGAAAATTTTGAAAAGAACAACGCACAGATCTTAAAGTTGTGCATAGGGGATGCGTATTCTCCTCTGAGATGGCTGGGGCATCTGGATTAATTTATGCAATTTGGATAAACGATCTTATTTAACTAGTGGTCTAAAAATATCATCAGGAAATCCCGCCCTTTGTCGGAGCTTTGTTTCACAGTAAATTGATTATCCTTGAATCTTCGGTTTTATTTATTCTCACAGATGGTCAGCCCTTGCGTTATAAAGTCCCCATAGGAAATCTTCAGGCCAGCCCATTTCGGGTCATCCAGCCATATCTCCTCAACCTTGCTGATAGATGGATCATTATGAGAGGCTCCTTTCGCTGATCCATTGAGGGCGTAGATCTTACCATCGTTTGTCCTTCCATAGATCTCTTTATATCCAGAACAATAGACTTCTATTTCATTGACAGAGAAGGGCCACTCCCCAATGTAATCCTGTTTGGTGAATGTAAGTGTATTTTTTTGAGAAGGTGCACTGCAGGATAAAATTAAAAGTAAGACTGAAAATAGAGTGAAGTTTTTCATAATTAAAAATGTATTTCAGCAAAAGTAATAAACCTGATAGATTATTTTTTACGGATTTCCGTAAAACGATTCAACTCATATTCATTTATTTCTTTTATTGCAATTAAGTTTCATGTGCAAAGCTTTTTGCTCCCATTACATCAGTCTCATTTTTTAATTTGCATTTATCGCTGCTATTTACCTCAACCTTTGCAGGCAATACCCAATAAGCAATATCTTTGTATCTGATCTTGATACAATGATCATCTTAATCAATGGAGGACAACGAAGTATCTTATCCGGTCTATTCGCCGGCATCTGTAATAGGAATCTTCAGTAATGCACTGAAGCTGAACGCAACGGTCAATCTGATCTATCTGAAAGGTAGATATGCTTTTGGTGGTGGCAAACCTTACGGAAACTATTATTACGATCTTTTGTTCTCAGAAGGTGATCATACTTCGATTGGCATTCGCATTTCTTCGTTGTTAAGAAGCAAGATCACCAATAATGAGATCTATACCCTCAGAGGGTTTATAGAAAAGAGCATCAAGAACTCATCCATAGAGCTGCGTTTTGTGGTAGATGAGATCGTTCAACAGGAAGAACGATCTATATCAGAGGAAGAGCTGCAAAAATATACGCTCATCCAGAAAAAACTTGAGGTTGGATCGAAGGACCTTGAGACGCTAATCAGAGATAAGATGCTCAAAGATGAAAAGATCAAGGTCGCCAATATCTATGGTAATAATGCCATCGTACAAAAAGACTTTTCAGAAGGGTTGGACGTTTCATCACCGTATTTTGATATTGATAACTACAGCTGCAACATCACATCGCCAACAGCCATCATTGCTAGACTGAAAGAAATTTCAGCTTTGGATCACGATATTGTTGCATTGGTAAGGGGAGGAGGTGACCGTCAGAGTATGGAAACCTTTAATGACCTGACCTTATCCGAATTATTCATAGAGATGAAACCGGTAACGGTGACTGCCATCGGTCATACGGTCGATGAAACATTATTGGATAAGCTGGCTGACAAACGCTTTCATCTGCCCCACGATTATGGTGCGGGATTGCATACCATTGCAGAGAAGCTATCTCACGAAAGATCCAATTCGAGGGCTCTGCTTATCGATGAGGTGAAAAAAGATGTGACGAAGCAGTTTTCAGAACAGGTGGAAACTTTGGAAAAGCAGCTTAAGAAGAAAAATGAGGAATTCACCGAGGCTCAGAAAATATATAAGGAGCAGAGCGAAGCCCACAACAAGACCTTTTCAGATCAACTTAAGGTCAGGAACGAAGAGTTTCAGAAACTTCAGTTGACATCTGCGAAACAACTTGAGGATATTCAGAAAAACTTTGAGGAACAACAGAAGCAGCGTCTTGCGGAAATGGAGAGCTACAAAAAAGAGATCGCTGTTCTGCACGAAAAGAACGTTCGGTCTGCTATCAATGAAAAAACCGCCTCCCTACAGATTAGCCTAGAAACATTGAAACAGGAAAATACCAGATTGAATCATGAGGCCAGGAACAGCAATACGGATTATGTGAAAATCATTATTGCATTTGTTCTGGCACTTATTATTGGATTTGTGTTGGCAAAGCTTTTATAATGAAATATACCAGGGTATTTTTTGCTCTTAATTTGTTCTTATTTTCTGTTAATAGGAATTAGTTTCAACCACAAGAACAAAATATAGCCTGAACTCAACACATTATAATTGATCATCGATCACCACGCTTTCAATTGCTTTAAACATAGCATTCTCAGATCCAAAAATTGCTTGCCCTTCTACACGAAAAACATTGGCGACCTCTATTCCTAGAAGGTTCAGAAAAAAACGAATGTAATTTGTTGTAAAATCGTAAGGTTCCAGTTCACCTTTAGAATAGATCCCGCCGGATGAAGTAACGATGTATGCTTTTTTATCTTTGAGCAGACCCTCTGGCAACAAGCCTTCACCAGTATATTGGAAAGTTAGTTTAGCTCGTGCTATCTGATCGAAGTATGTCTTTAACGTACTGGGAATATTCCAATTGTACATAGGAGCCTCAATCAAAATAATTTCAGCTTTTAAAAGATCTTCAATTGCCTGGTCTGACTGCTCTAAAGAATGTCTGTGTGTTTCTGTTTGAATTTCTGCAGGCGTAAAAAATGCTTCAATATGGTCTTCGTCCAAATGTGCTATTTTATTTAGTGCAAGGTCATATTCAGTAATCTGTAAATCAGAATATTTTTCTTTGATCTTTTCAATCACTATCTGACCCAATTTTCTGCTTGCAGAATTTTTAGTTTTCGGACTTGACATAATGTGCAATAACTGTTTCATTTAGATAATTTTATTTCCACAAATTTATTTTATATTTACTATTGTTTTATTAGTAGTATATAAAAGGATAGTAGTAATATTTAGGATAGTTATGGAAGCAATTGATAAACAGCTGGCTTTTACAAAAATTGAATGTGCAGACAATCTTTCAGCAGTTGAAGATGCGATCTATGTATTGGGAGGCAAATGGAAGCTTAGAATCATAGTTGCTTTGGTAAGTGGTTATCATCGTTTTAATGAGATCCAGCGTGCTGTCAAAGGGATCTCTCCAAGGGTTTTGTCAAACGAACTGAAAATATTGGAACTTAATGGTCTGGTAAAAAGAAAGGTTGATTCGGAAAATTTTCCGGTATTGGTCGAATATGTACCAACTGACTATGCAGAAACACTAAAAGAGTTGGTGTCTATGCTTGGCAATTGGGGTGTTAATCATAAAAAACGGATATCGTCGGAGATTTAAGTTTAAATTTCTGTAGATCTCAGATGTAATATTTATTCCGGCTGAATGATGACAAAATGAACCAATGGAAATTCTCTTTTTATATTTTCACGAATACGCTTAATAGCCTCAGTGATCTCTTCGGTATCAAGATGGTCTTCAAAATCGATAATGAGCATTAGTACAACTTCCTCAGGTGACTGGTAGGTAGATAATATGTTTTTTGTTTTGACAACAGCAATATCCTCTTCAGCCAATTTTGCGATTTTCTCTCTCGTTTCCGGTGCTATTCCTTCACCCATCAATAAGCTTCTGCTCTCTCTGGCCAGAATAAAAGAGACAAAAACCAGTATCAATCCTACAATGATCGAGGCAAGCCCGTCAAGTTCAGGTATTTGGAAGGTATGACTTATTCCCATCAATACCATTACTACAATTAGACCTGCCACTGCGGCACCATCTTCAAAGACTACTAGAAAGCTTGAGGGGTCTTTGCTTTTGATGATCGCATCCCACCATTTCAGCCCGTTACGGGTTTTGTTGAATTCTTTAACGGCAATATATAGAGAAGTGCCTTCGAAAATGAGTGAAAGTACCAATACGATATAATTCCAGAACGGATCTTTCATCAATTCAGGTTTCAGAATATGTAAGATTCCCTGGTAGATGGATAGTGCACCACCAAGACCAAATATCAGTATAGAAACAACAAAAGACCAAAAGTACAATTCCTTGCCGTAGCCGAAAGGGTGGTATTCATCTGCCGGCTTTTTGCTTCTTCTCAATCCATACAGCAATAGCAGTTGGTTTGTGGTATCAACAGTGGAGTGGATCCCTTCAGAGATCATGGAAGAGCTATTGGTGAAAGCACCTGCAATAAACTTTGTCAACGCGATCAAAAGGTTGGCAGCAAGTGCACTATAAATTGATTTACGATTATTGGCCATTTATGGAACTAAAATATTAGATAAGATCATTAACTTTTCAGCATATTTAGGTCATTCTACAATTTGCTTTCCATTTTTTTCTTCATTCCCGATATGATACGTTTTCGATGGATAAAGCCCCAGTCTGCGATGGTGTTCGTGAGCTGTTGAAGTGATTTTCCGTAATCAGTTATTTGATATTCCACAGCAACAGATGCCGTGTTCAGGACATGACGGTCGATCAATTCATTAATTTCCAGATCTTTCAACTCACGACTGAGCATCTTGCCGGAAATACCTTTAACCTCTTTCAGCAATTCAGAGTACCGCATCGGTTTGTAGCAAAGACAGGCAATAATGGACATTTTCCATTTCCCGTTTAAAATTTCCATTGTATCACTGATCGCCAATTTTTTTTGGCTGCAGTCTTTTACCAGATCAAATTCTTGTTCCATACCATTCACTTGGTTACCCCTTTGTCACTATAACTTTTTGTCACTTAGTTACAAAGATATATATATTGCAGATATAACTTTGCCCATTCAATATGTAAATAACAAAATGGAATTAATCAAAAACCAGAAATGCCTGGTTATGTGTTTTCATGGAAAAA is part of the Chryseobacterium paludis genome and encodes:
- a CDS encoding YebY family protein, whose product is MKNFTLFSVLLLILSCSAPSQKNTLTFTKQDYIGEWPFSVNEIEVYCSGYKEIYGRTNDGKIYALNGSAKGASHNDPSISKVEEIWLDDPKWAGLKISYGDFITQGLTICENK
- a CDS encoding FMN-dependent NADH-azoreductase, whose protein sequence is MKQLLHIMSSPKTKNSASRKLGQIVIEKIKEKYSDLQITEYDLALNKIAHLDEDHIEAFFTPAEIQTETHRHSLEQSDQAIEDLLKAEIILIEAPMYNWNIPSTLKTYFDQIARAKLTFQYTGEGLLPEGLLKDKKAYIVTSSGGIYSKGELEPYDFTTNYIRFFLNLLGIEVANVFRVEGQAIFGSENAMFKAIESVVIDDQL
- the chrA gene encoding chromate efflux transporter, with product MQQIIDEKQVPIPSFSEAVKFWFILGWISFGGTTGHITIMHSFLVDKKKWISNSKFYHALNACMILPGPEAHQLAIYIGWKLHGIKGGIVAGLFFILPSMCILLGLSLTYALYGNTPLLTAVFNGLKPAVLAIILFATWKVSQKSLLTTFHFFIAAMAFLLSYFAHVSMPFLLLGIIILGIVVYLIFPKFLIPNSRNKENNKLDVENEYFINSNQAIPKISAKRITKQFLAFTILWLIPFLYVSNFLIDPTFWQDSSILFTKAAFLTIGGSYTVIPYVANLVTNKLMWMSKAQMIDGFALAETTPGPLVIVLSYIGFMTGYNHFGGSLAMGSIGLFIASYFTFLPNFILIFIGAPLIEKTQENKMIKSVLSLITAAVVGVILNLAFYLGEEILFNGHATGLTILNWKSFLWVIISLVLLHKLKLNMIYLVLISLLVGLLFGLFTVNSFWNF
- a CDS encoding winged helix-turn-helix transcriptional regulator, yielding MEAIDKQLAFTKIECADNLSAVEDAIYVLGGKWKLRIIVALVSGYHRFNEIQRAVKGISPRVLSNELKILELNGLVKRKVDSENFPVLVEYVPTDYAETLKELVSMLGNWGVNHKKRISSEI
- a CDS encoding histone H1, with protein sequence MKELIEKINAEFEAFSSEANQQLEKGNKAAGTRARKSALELSKLFKDFRKVSVEESKK
- a CDS encoding helix-turn-helix domain-containing protein produces the protein MNIDKIEFIAWMERIMTRFDLLSEKIKENKNDLNSIDGEQLLDNQDVLQLLKISSRSLQRYRSDKKLPYYTISGKLYYKLSDVHQLIRDSFSKSY
- a CDS encoding class I SAM-dependent methyltransferase, which gives rise to MNSKHLISRNIELFYNQASEETRLNKGMGIFEFERIKVLIEKYLHAASSKIIDIGGGTGKYSEWLAEKGHEVHLVEPVTKHIKIARNRNNKLKNKFSIHQEEARKLPFPNNFADLIILHGPLYHLQSEKERSFAILEAKRVLKNNGVILGFAINYTASTLAGLLSGLIHKKTFFEMCREELTNGIHHQPVDFPWILAEAYYHKPKQLEDEFLNHELHYLNTYAVEGMAWLDKDYFSSMLDKRKSETLTELIKITENDKYLLSFSPHMMIAVQKK
- a CDS encoding helix-turn-helix domain-containing protein — protein: MMTSKLAHYRRKTGLSQEQLAAVSGVSARTIQRIESGRVEAHPATLKMLADALKVQTEELTVDEKLPSFIETKNEDKTKPLFHMFALIGLCFPVFNIILPALFWFFKKDESVVYDLEGKSVVNFQITMSILLVSSVILMIFIFPVGFPLVVVVYFYTFFMSVVNVFKSLNKRTTYYPLTFLFLK
- a CDS encoding exodeoxyribonuclease VII large subunit is translated as MEDNEVSYPVYSPASVIGIFSNALKLNATVNLIYLKGRYAFGGGKPYGNYYYDLLFSEGDHTSIGIRISSLLRSKITNNEIYTLRGFIEKSIKNSSIELRFVVDEIVQQEERSISEEELQKYTLIQKKLEVGSKDLETLIRDKMLKDEKIKVANIYGNNAIVQKDFSEGLDVSSPYFDIDNYSCNITSPTAIIARLKEISALDHDIVALVRGGGDRQSMETFNDLTLSELFIEMKPVTVTAIGHTVDETLLDKLADKRFHLPHDYGAGLHTIAEKLSHERSNSRALLIDEVKKDVTKQFSEQVETLEKQLKKKNEEFTEAQKIYKEQSEAHNKTFSDQLKVRNEEFQKLQLTSAKQLEDIQKNFEEQQKQRLAEMESYKKEIAVLHEKNVRSAINEKTASLQISLETLKQENTRLNHEARNSNTDYVKIIIAFVLALIIGFVLAKLL
- a CDS encoding DUF4142 domain-containing protein; this encodes MKNSILALLATVAIVACKKQETKTDNYSTDSTATAFPVDSAKTDGDSALISSDSTAVSSANSAANSLSDQDKKFADGAARGGLMEVMMGELASTNASNKSIKSLGEMMVKDHRSVNEELKKWASAKGYNLPTALDTEKQKLYDDLKAKKGVEFDQAYGDLMVEDHKKDIAEFKKESSDGKEASLKSFASKTLPTLEHHLMESEKAKAAVKK
- a CDS encoding serine hydrolase domain-containing protein encodes the protein MKKILMLTFCIWILPLLAQKTIQARHLDGKKIDALILEQRLERLVDSARISGLQVVIVNGNKIVYSSSFGFKDVENKQKLNDSTVMYAASLTKPVSAYIFMRLMEKGIFSLDQPVYKYLKKPIGEYPKWKDLADDSTAFNRITPRMLLSHSSGLPVLRQLYDNKVNLIAEPGKKFYYSNEGINLLGFMIEEFTGRKLEDIAKEEVFEPFQMRHTSMIWEKSFENNFSYAYFKDGSKYGSERRESSRAAGSMSTTANDYARFIINLMQKKGLSGSGYRQMLMPQIMVKSSRGFGPLKDSITNKNDGVQLAWGLGVGLFKSPFGNAFFHTGHGEANQNYAVAYPKAGTAVIIFSNSENFEKNNAQILKLCIGDAYSPLRWLGHLD